GCACTGCTGTCACCCTGCAACCCTAACAAGGTTGATTCCCGAATCAAGCACCTGTCCGGGGCGGGCGCCGCAGTGTTTCTACTTGGGGCGAAGCCTGCACGTACCTCAGGCGGGTCAACGTTGACAGCACAACCGTGCATCCCGCACGGTGCCCGCTCCAACGGACCCATGGCCGGTGGGCTCCCCCAGCCAGGGGGAGGGCTTTCCGTTGGGGGGACATCCAGACACATGAGACGTTTTCGAGGACGCGTGGGCTGCCTGGCCGTGGTGCTGGCGGCGATGGGGGGTTGTTCGGACTCGGGCCAGGAGGCCGCCAGGACGGCGCCGGTGACACCGGAATCGCGGCGGAGCGCGCTCGCCGTGGGCACGCCCAGGCTGGTGCGCGACATCCAGCCCACCCCGCCGCCCTCCGCGGAGGAGGGCAGCCATCCCAGCTCCTTCGTGTCAGTGGGCTCGACGCGCTTCTTCGTCGCGTACGACGCGCTCCACGGGGTCGAGCTGTGGAAGAGCGATGGGACGCCCGCGGGCACCGTGCTGGTGAAGGACCTCGAGCCGGGACCCCTGAACGGCGGCATCAGCGAGCTCACCGCCGCCCACGGGGTGCTCTACTTCGTGGTGAGTGGCTCCTTCTCCGGCAGCCAGCTGTGGCGGAGTGATGGAACGGCCGAGGGCACCCGGCCTGTCTTCACCGGCTCGCCCTTCGGGCCGGCCATCCAGGAGCTCGAGGCCGCCAACGGCACGCTCTTCCTCACCGCGGCCGACAGCGGTGGGGGCCTCCACCTGTGGTCGAGCGATGGGTCGCGCGAGGGCACCCGCCTCCTGAAGGCCTTTCCCACGACGGCGGGCTCGGAGCCTCGAGCGCTGAGGGACCTGGGCGGGCGGCTCTACTTCTCGGCGGATGACGGCGTGCACGGCCGCGAGCTGTGGACGAGCGACGGGACGAGCGAGGGCACCGTGCTGGTGAAGGACCTCGCTCCGGGCGTCGCGAGCACCACGCTCGGCTCGCTCGCCGGTGCGGGAGACGTGCTCTACTTCACCGCCGGGGACTACCGCACCGGTTTCACGCTCTGGAAGAGCGATGGCTCGTCCGCGGGGACCGTGCCCCTCTCGAACCTCCCCGGCGGCCCCGTCCTCTCGGAGGGCCCCACGCTCGGGGGCCTCGGCTGGCTGGCGGTCTCGGGCGGGACGCTCTACTTCTCCGCGAACGACGGCACGAGCGGGGCCGAGCTCTGGAAGAGCGATGGCACGCCCAAGGGCACCGTGCGGGTGAAGGACATCCACCCCCTCGGGGACTCCAGCCCCACCTACCCGCGCGACGTCAACGGAGTCCTCTTCTTCCTGGCCTCGCACCCCGACACGGGGCGTGAGGTGTGGACGAGCGATGGGACGGCCGAGGGCACCGTGTGTCTCTCGGACCTCCAGCCGGGCGCGGGGAGCGGCGCCGTGAATGGCCCGTTCGCCGTGGCCGGCTCGCGCGCGTACTTCTTCGCCGATTCCGGCAAGGGCCGCCCCTCGCTCTGGACGAGCGACGGCACCCTGGCGGGGACGCGGGAGCTGCGGGAGCTCTCGCCGACGAGCGCCGGGCTCTCCGAGTCCGTGGGCGCCGCGGAGGGCTCCCTGCTCCTCGCGGCGGATGACGGGGTGCACGGTGTCGAGCTCTGGAAGACGGAGGGGACGCCCGAGGGCACCGTCCTCCTGCGGGACCTCCACAGGGGCACGCACGGCAGCACTCCCCAGTCCATGATGGAGCTGGGGGACGGGCGGATGCTCTTCGCCGTCTTCGCCGACGGAGGCCCGGACCTGGAGCTGTGGGCGAGCGATGGCTCCGAGGCGGGCACCCGGCGGGTCCTGCCGGGCGTGAAGTCCCTCGGCATCCTGAGCCGGCGCGTGGGCGGCGTGCGGTACTTCACCGCGTCCACGACGAAGGAGGGGGCCGCCCACACCCTGTGGCGGAGTGATGGGACGCCGGAAGGCACCTCCGTCGTCCGGGACTTCCCCGAGGGCATGAGCGTCGTCGAGGCCGAGCTGGGGGGACGCGTCTTCTTCTCCGCGACGACGTCCACCGAGGGCGCCGAGCTGTGGGCGAGCGACGGCACGCCCGAGGGCACCGTGCGGGTGAAGGACATCCGCCCGGGCACCGCGTCGTCCCGCCCACGGGGGATGATCAACGTGGGAGGGACGCTCTACTTCACGGCGGATGACGGCGTGCACGGCCCCGAGCTGTGGAAGAGCGATGGTACGGAGGCGGGCACGGTGATGGTGAAGGACCTCCTCCCGGGTGGGGCGGGCGCCGCTCCGCTGGACCTGGAGAACCTGAACGGGACGCTCGTCTTCTCCGCCTCCGAGGACGCCCTCACGGGCAAGCTGGGGATGTGGAGGCTGGGGCCGGATGGCCAGCCGCGCAGAATCCCGCTCTCGGCTCCCGGCGTGACACCGGGAGAGCCGGAGCGGCTGAGGATCGTCAACGGCACGCTCCTCGTCTTCGCCGGGACGCTCGCCAGGCCCCAGCTGTGGTCGTACGACGGGACGTCCGAGCACGCGACCCTGCTCTTCAGCGACCAGATCTTCTACCTCGCGGACCTGGTGGCCGCGGGCAGGGTGCTCTACTTCCTGGGCGGCAATGGCCTGGGGAGCGAGGAGCTGTGGCGCTCCGATGGCACGCTCGCGGGCACGTACAAGGTGGCGGACGCGGACCAGGGGTTCTTCGGGAGCCGTTATTCCTACCCGTCCTTCATGCTGGGGCTCGAGGATCGGGCCCAGGTGCTCCTGCGCTCGGCGGAGGGCGCCGCGGGCGCGGAGCCGTGGGTCTCGGATGGGTCCGCGGTGGGGACTGCCCTGGTGGCGGACCTCTCGCCGGGGGCCTCGACCAGCTATCCCCATTCGCTCACGCGCAGTGGAGACCACGTGTTCTTCAGCGCCGACGACGGGGTGCATGGCGCCGAGCTGTGGCGCCTCACGCTGCCTCCGAGGCCGCCCGACACCACGCTGCCCGTGCTGGTGTGCCCGGCGTCCGTGACGGTCGAGCCCACCTCGAGCACGGGCGCCATCGCCTCCTGGCCGGGGGCCCGGGTGTCCGATGATGTCTCCGCGTCCATTCCGCTGACGTACAGCCACGTCCCAGGCAGGGAGTTCCCCGTGGGCACGACGGTGGTGACGGTGCGCGCGAAGGACGCCGCGGGCAACGAGGCCCTGTGCGCCTTCGAGGTGCGGGTGCGTGACTCCATCGCGCCGACGGTGAGCTGTCCGGCGGATCTGGAGGTGGAGGCCACCGGCTCCGGCACGCCGGTCTCCTTCGCGGAGGCCACGGCGAGCGATGGGATGACGGCCCGTCCGGAGGTGACGTACAGCCACGCTCCGGGCAGCGCCTTCCCCGTGGGCACGACGGCGGTGACGGCCACGGCCAGGGACGAGGCGGGCAACGAGGCCACGTGCTCCTTCCGCGTCACCGTGAAGGACACCGTGAAGCCCGCGCTGACGTGCCCGGAGGCCCTCACGGCGGAGGCGGCCTCGGCCACCGGGGCCCGGGTGACGTATGCGGCGACGGCCTCGGACACCGTCTCCCCGGTGTCGGTGGCGTACGAGCCGGCGTCCGGCTCGGAGCTGGGGCTCGGCATCACGGTGGTGAGGGTGACGGCGAAGGACGGGGCGGGCAATGAGGCCACCTGCTCCTTCTCCGTGACGGTACGGGATGGCACCGCGCCCTCGCTGACGTGCCCGGCGGCGGTGCGGGTGGAGGCCACGGGCGCCTCGGGAGCGCCGGTGACGTTCGCCGCCGCCCACGCGACGGACGCGGTGACGGCCAGCCCCGAGGTGACGTACAGCCAGGCTTCCGGCAACACCTTCCCGGTGGGGGAGACGGCCGTCACCGTGACGGCGAAGGACGGGGCGGGCAATGAGGCCACCTGCTCCTTCTCCGTGACGGTACGGGACGGCACCGCCCCCGCGCTGACGTGTCCGGCGGCGGTGCTTGTGGAGGCCACGGGCGCCTCGGGAGCTCCGGTGACGTTCGCCGCCGCCCACGCGACGGACGCGGTGACGGTCAGCCCCGAGGTGACGTACAGCCAGGGCTCCGGCAGCACCTTCCCGGTGGGGGAGACGGCCGTCACCGTGACGGCGAGGGACGCGGCGGACAACGCCTCCTCCTGCTCCTTCTCCGTGGTGGTGCGTGACACCACGGCGCCCACCGTCTCCTGCCCGGCGGATGTGGCGGTGGTGGCGCGGGAGCCCGCGGGAAGCACGGTGCAATACCCGGCGGCCACCGTCCATGACGCGGTGACGGCCGAGCCTCGGGTGCTCTACAGCCACGCCCCGGGCAGCGCCTTCCCGGTGGGTACCACCCCGGTCACCGCCACCGTGGAGGACGCGGCGGGCAACACCGCCTCGTGCTCCTTCCACGTCACCGTCAGCGCGGTGAGCGTGCGCGACGAGGGCTCCGGCTGCGCGGCCTCGGGGGGCTCTCCCGCGGGGCTGCTGGGGCTGCTGCTCCTGCTCGCCTGGCCGTCCCTCGGCCGGGCCCGGACGCGCCGAAGCTGAAAACCCGGCCCGCCCGGACCCTCGCGAGGGGACCTCCGGGCGGGCTGCCACAAGCGGCTGTGTAAAAGCAAGCAGGCGTGCACTACGAGACGTAGTCGGCTGCTTTGAAGCCCAAGGGCTTTACAGGGCGGACGACAATGGCCAACCTGGACGGTAAATCGGTCAACGCGTTGAACGGGGCACCACATGGGGTGGGCTCCAGATGACCGAACGGGGGGCGCGCGTGTGAGGCGTCGAGCCAGCGGGCCGGCGACCTGAAACCACACGGAAGCGCCCAGGAGGAGCCATGGTGCACGACGACACGACGTACCTGGACGACGAGGGGCTGGCGTACGTGGTTCCGGGCGGTGAGGACGATGAGTCGGGAACCATCATGCCGGTGAGGGTGACGACGGGCGGACGCCTGTGGGGCGCCGACGACGCCTACGGCGGGTACGACGCCGAGTAGTGCCACGGCCCCCGCGTCCACGGGACAAGACGCGGGGGCGCGAGTGTGACGCGGAGGGACGCGTCTCCCTGTCGAGCCGGTGCCTGGCACCCGTTCCGGGGATGGAATTCGCGGCTCCGTGTATCTTCCACCCCTCGTGGGGTCTCCAAGCGAAGCAAGCGCGGGTGAAGCGGTAGCGGGGCATCCCGAGGAGGAGCTTGCGCGCTTCGACCGGCTGCTGCCCGCGCTGAAGGAGGCGTACCGGCGCCAGCGCGGCAAGGCGTGGACGGCCGGGGAGCTCGGCGAGCTGTCGGGCCTGCCCGAGGCGGAGGTGGCGCGCACGCTGGAGCGTTTCGCCTCGGAGCTGGAGCTCGCCGAGGCGCTCTTCGGGGAGGAGGGGGGACTCGTCGACGCCATCCAGCTCTCGCCGGCCGTGCTGGAGACGGAGCCCTTCGAGACGGTGCGCGCGCGGCTCGCGGCCCAGGGGCCCCTGGAAGCGCCCCTCCACCTCACGCACCTGCGCGTGGACGGCTACCGCGTGCTCGAGGGACTCGAGGCGCGGCTCGGCGCCCTGTCGGTGCTCACGGGCGAGCCGGGCTCGGGCAAGTCCTCGCTGCTCGACTGCCTGGCGTTGCTCTCCTTCGCGGTGGAGCATCCGCTGCCCCCGGGCGGGGACCCGCGCGGCACCGGC
The sequence above is drawn from the Archangium gephyra genome and encodes:
- a CDS encoding ELWxxDGT repeat protein, which gives rise to MRRFRGRVGCLAVVLAAMGGCSDSGQEAARTAPVTPESRRSALAVGTPRLVRDIQPTPPPSAEEGSHPSSFVSVGSTRFFVAYDALHGVELWKSDGTPAGTVLVKDLEPGPLNGGISELTAAHGVLYFVVSGSFSGSQLWRSDGTAEGTRPVFTGSPFGPAIQELEAANGTLFLTAADSGGGLHLWSSDGSREGTRLLKAFPTTAGSEPRALRDLGGRLYFSADDGVHGRELWTSDGTSEGTVLVKDLAPGVASTTLGSLAGAGDVLYFTAGDYRTGFTLWKSDGSSAGTVPLSNLPGGPVLSEGPTLGGLGWLAVSGGTLYFSANDGTSGAELWKSDGTPKGTVRVKDIHPLGDSSPTYPRDVNGVLFFLASHPDTGREVWTSDGTAEGTVCLSDLQPGAGSGAVNGPFAVAGSRAYFFADSGKGRPSLWTSDGTLAGTRELRELSPTSAGLSESVGAAEGSLLLAADDGVHGVELWKTEGTPEGTVLLRDLHRGTHGSTPQSMMELGDGRMLFAVFADGGPDLELWASDGSEAGTRRVLPGVKSLGILSRRVGGVRYFTASTTKEGAAHTLWRSDGTPEGTSVVRDFPEGMSVVEAELGGRVFFSATTSTEGAELWASDGTPEGTVRVKDIRPGTASSRPRGMINVGGTLYFTADDGVHGPELWKSDGTEAGTVMVKDLLPGGAGAAPLDLENLNGTLVFSASEDALTGKLGMWRLGPDGQPRRIPLSAPGVTPGEPERLRIVNGTLLVFAGTLARPQLWSYDGTSEHATLLFSDQIFYLADLVAAGRVLYFLGGNGLGSEELWRSDGTLAGTYKVADADQGFFGSRYSYPSFMLGLEDRAQVLLRSAEGAAGAEPWVSDGSAVGTALVADLSPGASTSYPHSLTRSGDHVFFSADDGVHGAELWRLTLPPRPPDTTLPVLVCPASVTVEPTSSTGAIASWPGARVSDDVSASIPLTYSHVPGREFPVGTTVVTVRAKDAAGNEALCAFEVRVRDSIAPTVSCPADLEVEATGSGTPVSFAEATASDGMTARPEVTYSHAPGSAFPVGTTAVTATARDEAGNEATCSFRVTVKDTVKPALTCPEALTAEAASATGARVTYAATASDTVSPVSVAYEPASGSELGLGITVVRVTAKDGAGNEATCSFSVTVRDGTAPSLTCPAAVRVEATGASGAPVTFAAAHATDAVTASPEVTYSQASGNTFPVGETAVTVTAKDGAGNEATCSFSVTVRDGTAPALTCPAAVLVEATGASGAPVTFAAAHATDAVTVSPEVTYSQGSGSTFPVGETAVTVTARDAADNASSCSFSVVVRDTTAPTVSCPADVAVVAREPAGSTVQYPAATVHDAVTAEPRVLYSHAPGSAFPVGTTPVTATVEDAAGNTASCSFHVTVSAVSVRDEGSGCAASGGSPAGLLGLLLLLAWPSLGRARTRRS